In a genomic window of Gemmatimonadota bacterium:
- a CDS encoding EVE domain-containing protein, with product MAQKYWLVKCEYDVCSFEELSNRPSGIGYWRGVRNYQARNFIRDEMQKGDQALFYQSNCKDPGVAGIANIVRAGYPDPSQFDARHEYYDEKASKGDPRWFSFDVQWSKAFEPYVSLQDLKNNPRLKDMKVVQRGQRLSIQPVTKEEFEIVCEMGGHLAR from the coding sequence ATGGCCCAAAAATACTGGCTTGTAAAGTGCGAGTACGATGTGTGCTCTTTTGAAGAATTGAGCAATCGGCCCAGTGGGATTGGGTACTGGCGAGGGGTGCGCAATTATCAGGCGCGCAATTTTATCCGCGACGAAATGCAAAAAGGCGATCAGGCACTGTTCTATCAGTCAAATTGTAAAGATCCCGGTGTTGCTGGTATTGCGAATATTGTGCGTGCGGGATATCCCGATCCCTCTCAATTCGATGCGCGTCATGAGTATTACGATGAAAAGGCCTCGAAAGGAGATCCGCGCTGGTTTTCTTTTGATGTGCAGTGGTCAAAGGCATTTGAGCCTTATGTCAGCCTGCAAGACCTCAAGAATAATCCCAGGCTCAAAGATATGAAGGTGGTTCAGCGCGGGCAGCGGTTGTCAATTCAGCCGGTGACAAAGGAGGAGTTTGAGATTGTGTGCGAGATGGGGGGGCATCTGGCGAGATGA
- a CDS encoding arylsulfatase, with protein sequence MSERPNLLLITTDQQRGDCLGCDGHPALETPYLDELAERGAHFPHAYTSVPSCTPARAGIITGMDQWNHGRLTMTGSNPLEYPATLPGELAAAGYHTQAVGKMHHAPQRRLYGFHHMVLDESGRRMGNFISDYHLFFEQHKEGAYGYRDHSIDWNSWMARPSHLSEHLHPTHWTASEGIKFLQQRDPTKPFFMWLSFARPHSPYDAPQAYWDMYINNDNIPKAAVGDWAAEFDKKIADVNAPRSHRSDAETHRGRAGYYGNITFIDHQIGRVLYELRHRDPQAYSNTLIIFTSDHGDMMGDHHHWRKTYAYEGSARIPFIVKYPDTWRDVARGMKYDHPVELRDVMPTLLDAAGVDIPASVDGRSLLDIARGDDEGWRAFVQGEHTTCYTREHGMQYVTDGHEKYIWFHHTGEEQFFNLDDDPLECCELSKDPAYETRIAMWRRRLAEVNENRGDPRGQNGELVPQPDGALSLSPNYQKWKEAAQ encoded by the coding sequence ATGTCAGAGCGACCAAATTTGTTGTTGATTACAACAGATCAACAGCGCGGAGATTGCCTCGGGTGTGATGGGCATCCGGCGCTGGAGACGCCGTATCTCGATGAATTGGCCGAGCGAGGGGCGCATTTCCCCCACGCATATACATCGGTGCCGTCGTGTACGCCTGCACGCGCGGGGATTATCACGGGGATGGATCAATGGAATCACGGGCGGTTGACAATGACGGGGAGTAATCCACTGGAATATCCGGCGACATTGCCGGGAGAACTGGCCGCGGCGGGGTATCACACGCAGGCTGTAGGCAAGATGCACCACGCCCCGCAGCGCAGGCTATATGGTTTTCACCACATGGTGCTGGATGAAAGTGGGCGGCGGATGGGAAACTTTATCAGTGATTATCATTTGTTTTTCGAGCAGCACAAGGAAGGTGCTTACGGGTATCGGGATCACAGTATCGATTGGAATTCATGGATGGCGCGGCCCAGCCATTTGTCCGAGCATTTGCATCCGACGCACTGGACGGCGAGCGAGGGGATTAAATTTTTGCAGCAACGCGATCCGACCAAACCGTTTTTTATGTGGCTTTCATTTGCGCGTCCCCATTCGCCTTATGATGCGCCCCAGGCGTATTGGGATATGTATATCAACAATGACAATATCCCCAAAGCCGCTGTGGGAGACTGGGCCGCTGAGTTTGACAAAAAAATTGCAGATGTCAATGCTCCGCGTTCGCACCGTTCCGATGCCGAAACGCACAGGGGACGCGCGGGATATTACGGCAATATCACGTTTATCGATCACCAGATTGGGCGCGTGCTGTACGAGTTGCGCCATCGGGACCCACAAGCATACAGCAATACCCTGATTATTTTTACGTCTGATCACGGCGATATGATGGGCGACCATCATCACTGGCGAAAGACCTACGCGTACGAAGGGTCTGCGCGCATTCCGTTTATTGTGAAATATCCCGATACATGGCGAGATGTGGCGCGAGGGATGAAGTATGATCATCCGGTGGAGTTGCGCGATGTGATGCCCACATTGCTCGATGCTGCCGGAGTCGATATACCAGCATCTGTGGATGGGCGGTCTCTTCTGGATATTGCGCGAGGAGATGACGAGGGATGGCGTGCGTTTGTGCAGGGCGAACATACGACGTGTTATACAAGAGAACACGGCATGCAATATGTGACCGATGGGCACGAGAAGTATATCTGGTTTCATCATACGGGAGAAGAACAATTTTTTAATCTGGATGACGATCCATTGGAATGTTGCGAGTTGTCCAAAGACCCGGCGTATGAAACGCGCATTGCGATGTGGCGCAGACGATTGGCAGAGGTGAATGAAAATCGGGGCGATCCGAGAGGGCAAAATGGAGAACTCGTGCCGCAGCCCGATGGCGCGCTGAGTCTGTCGCCAAATTATCAGAAATGGAAAGAAGCCGCACAATAA
- a CDS encoding membrane dipeptidase, whose translation MSDQTYFIVDSHLDLAFCAIQVNRDLTQPAATVRVHDSELTTRSFGSCTTTFPELHKGRVGIVFGTVMSRIDTNDRWTRTGMWDQTQCYGVGRGHYAFYKAMERRGIIRQILTVEDLDACVAAWAQPSADTPIGLVLAMESADPILDPDQVSEWRDLGLKMVSISHYGVSSYCHGTGTEGGLLDRGRPLLDALKAAGIIVDMTHTTDQAFWEILDYYDGPVAASHHNCRALTPGQRQLTDDMIRAIVERGGVIGAAFDAWMLDPEWKRGVPCYEQTTKATLETVVDHIDHVCQLAGNANHSGIGTDLDGGYGQEQSPRDLNTIADLQNLVSIFERRGYSQEDIQKVLSGNWVRLLKSVWER comes from the coding sequence ATGTCCGATCAAACTTACTTTATTGTCGATAGCCACTTGGACCTCGCCTTTTGCGCCATTCAGGTCAATCGCGACCTCACGCAACCCGCGGCAACCGTGCGGGTACACGATTCGGAACTGACTACGCGCAGTTTTGGGTCGTGTACAACCACGTTTCCCGAGTTGCACAAGGGGCGTGTGGGGATTGTGTTTGGCACAGTGATGTCGCGTATTGATACCAATGATCGCTGGACGCGCACGGGGATGTGGGATCAGACGCAGTGTTACGGTGTCGGGAGGGGGCATTACGCCTTTTATAAGGCGATGGAGCGACGGGGGATTATCCGACAGATTCTCACGGTTGAGGATCTGGACGCGTGCGTTGCGGCGTGGGCGCAGCCTTCGGCAGATACTCCCATCGGGTTGGTGCTGGCGATGGAAAGTGCCGATCCGATTCTCGATCCCGATCAGGTGTCCGAATGGCGCGATTTGGGCTTGAAAATGGTGAGTATTTCGCATTATGGGGTGAGTTCTTATTGCCACGGAACAGGAACAGAAGGCGGATTGCTGGATCGGGGCAGGCCATTGCTCGACGCGCTCAAAGCCGCGGGAATTATTGTGGATATGACACATACGACCGATCAGGCTTTCTGGGAAATTCTCGATTATTACGATGGTCCGGTGGCTGCAAGCCATCACAATTGTCGGGCACTGACGCCGGGGCAAAGACAGTTGACAGATGATATGATCCGCGCAATTGTAGAACGCGGCGGGGTTATTGGCGCGGCTTTTGATGCGTGGATGCTCGATCCAGAGTGGAAGCGGGGGGTGCCGTGTTATGAGCAGACCACAAAGGCGACGCTCGAGACAGTAGTTGATCACATCGATCATGTATGTCAGCTTGCTGGCAATGCCAATCATTCGGGCATTGGGACGGATCTGGATGGGGGGTATGGTCAGGAACAGTCGCCGCGAGATTTAAATACAATTGCCGATTTGCAAAATCTGGTGTCCATTTTTGAACGGCGCGGATATTCACAAGAAGATATTCAAAAGGTGTTGTCGGGGAATTGGGTGCGGTTGTTGAAGTCGGTGTGGGAAAGGTGA